From one Flavobacteriales bacterium genomic stretch:
- the ruvC gene encoding crossover junction endodeoxyribonuclease RuvC: MKKEQIILGVDPGTTIMGFGILKVSGTKLEVLELNTVMLHKLNNHYLKLQKIFERSLQIIDEYNPDHLAIEAPFFGKNVQSMLKLGRAQGVVMSAALYRDIPITEYAPKKIKQSITGKGTASKEQVSFMLQQMLNLKTVPKDFDATDGLAAAVCHHLQSKNPLQQGKSYSSWDAFLKANPERKK; encoded by the coding sequence TTGAAAAAGGAGCAAATTATTTTAGGTGTGGATCCAGGAACCACCATTATGGGATTCGGGATTTTAAAAGTTTCTGGGACGAAGTTAGAAGTTTTGGAGCTAAACACCGTTATGTTGCACAAATTAAATAATCATTATTTAAAATTACAGAAGATTTTTGAACGGAGTCTTCAAATAATTGATGAGTATAATCCTGATCACTTAGCCATAGAAGCACCTTTTTTTGGAAAGAATGTGCAATCTATGTTAAAGCTTGGAAGAGCTCAGGGAGTTGTGATGTCTGCAGCTTTATACCGAGATATTCCAATAACTGAATATGCCCCTAAGAAGATTAAGCAATCTATCACAGGAAAAGGAACTGCCAGTAAGGAGCAGGTGAGTTTTATGCTCCAGCAAATGCTGAATTTAAAGACGGTTCCTAAAGATTTTGATGCCACTGATGGGCTTGCAGCAGCAGTTTGTCATCATCTTCAAAGTAAAAATCCACTACAACAAGGTAAGTCATACTCTAGCTGGGATGCCTTTTTGAAAGCGAATCCTGAAAGAAAAAAATGA
- a CDS encoding glycosyltransferase, translating into MSFYFLIFVILIFTAAWMFFAPKKNVEEMFKVTGLELLIPFRNEEKNLPYLFQYLDEQEGISESQVNILLIDDASEDHSLALAEKWQKETNYKVKILRNTEALGKKASIKKLFEKSNKNWLLFTDADCRPQNNWLQSMMKISKNAKMQLGAVWITDQGLFGKIQRMEFAAMQMTAKACVEQEKPFLASAANMMVHRELFSHYLFHDENQNRSSGDDMFLLDFAIKNKQKISWNSQSKVFTNQVETFKEFVDQRVRWFAKSQYYKSSNLQFWSFFFGLWGILTLILLWVQMTYGTTYWNYILFAKFIIDGIALGLFYKKYQQKFEIDIYLMMIVFHPIILIWIGFSALFYRPKWKGNKINR; encoded by the coding sequence ATGAGCTTCTACTTTCTTATTTTTGTCATTCTTATTTTCACTGCTGCATGGATGTTTTTTGCACCAAAAAAAAATGTGGAGGAAATGTTTAAGGTAACAGGATTGGAGTTACTTATTCCTTTTCGAAATGAAGAGAAAAATTTGCCATATCTTTTTCAGTATTTAGATGAGCAAGAAGGCATTTCTGAATCACAAGTCAATATTCTTTTGATAGATGATGCTTCTGAAGATCATTCCTTGGCTTTAGCCGAAAAATGGCAGAAAGAGACCAATTATAAGGTGAAAATATTAAGAAATACAGAAGCTTTGGGTAAAAAAGCAAGTATCAAAAAATTGTTTGAGAAATCTAATAAAAACTGGCTCTTGTTTACCGATGCAGATTGCCGTCCGCAGAACAATTGGTTACAATCTATGATGAAAATTTCCAAAAATGCCAAAATGCAGTTAGGGGCTGTTTGGATTACTGATCAAGGTCTTTTTGGAAAAATACAAAGAATGGAATTTGCAGCTATGCAAATGACAGCAAAGGCTTGCGTAGAGCAAGAAAAACCATTTTTGGCTTCGGCAGCCAATATGATGGTGCATAGAGAATTGTTTTCTCATTACCTTTTCCATGACGAAAACCAAAACAGGAGTAGTGGAGACGATATGTTTTTGCTTGATTTTGCCATTAAAAACAAACAAAAAATATCCTGGAATTCTCAGTCAAAAGTATTTACAAATCAAGTAGAGACTTTTAAGGAGTTTGTGGATCAAAGGGTGCGTTGGTTTGCGAAATCTCAATACTATAAAAGTAGTAATCTACAATTCTGGAGCTTCTTTTTTGGCTTATGGGGAATTTTAACACTCATTCTACTTTGGGTTCAGATGACGTATGGAACAACTTATTGGAATTATATTTTGTTTGCTAAATTTATAATAGACGGCATAGCATTAGGGTTGTTTTATAAAAAATATCAACAGAAATTTGAGATAGACATTTATTTAATGATGATTGTTTTTCATCCTATAATCTTAATTTGGATTGGCTTTAGTGCACTTTTTTATCGACCAAAATGGAAGGGAAATAAAATTAATAGATAG
- the greA gene encoding transcription elongation factor GreA: MSNISYYTEEGLKKLKEELDHLKFVKRPEISKQIAEARDKGDLSENAEYDAAKEAQGMLEMKIAQMESHVANARIIDESQLDNSKVYILSNVKIKNLKMNREMTYTLVAESEANLAQKKISVTSPIGKALLGKEVGDIVEAQVPAGILQLEILEITRG, translated from the coding sequence ATGAGTAATATATCTTATTATACAGAAGAAGGTCTGAAAAAACTTAAAGAAGAATTAGATCACCTGAAATTCGTAAAAAGACCCGAAATATCTAAACAAATTGCCGAAGCAAGAGATAAGGGTGATTTGTCTGAAAATGCAGAATATGATGCCGCAAAAGAGGCTCAAGGAATGCTTGAGATGAAGATTGCCCAAATGGAATCTCATGTGGCGAATGCACGTATTATTGACGAAAGTCAATTGGATAACTCCAAAGTTTATATTCTTTCTAATGTAAAGATTAAAAACTTAAAGATGAATCGTGAAATGACATATACGCTTGTTGCGGAATCTGAGGCGAATTTGGCACAAAAGAAAATTTCTGTAACTTCTCCAATAGGGAAAGCATTGTTAGGTAAAGAAGTTGGAGATATCGTAGAAGCTCAAGTTCCTGCAGGAATATTACAACTAGAAATTTTGGAAATTACCCGAGGATAA
- a CDS encoding PorV/PorQ family protein produces the protein MMNIKKYINKKFTTIGLGLLAMTSVFAGNDQRIGQAGATEILINPWAATSGWGRASMANVQGLESAWSNVAGLSRSDAKIEVGLSSTLWFADSYVNSLGLGFQMSEGSVLGVSLTSVSFGDILRTTVENPDPNENISFSFATTILGLQYSKKFTQSISGGLGIKMINEGMADMSASGFAIDMGVQYYAGDKDEFKFGIALKNVGSKMTFSGDGDDTRLIYESQEHPAFFQNFDARMRGFELPTQMELAASYDFYFAEDMHRVTPAFSFTSNAFGADILSLGAEYQYKSLLRLHAGFDYQDGITSDIGSGRNTALTGLAAGFEVMPFKSESLDKVSIAYSYRTANPLSGIHAFSLNFQF, from the coding sequence ATGATGAATATCAAAAAATATATCAACAAAAAGTTTACAACGATTGGTTTGGGATTACTAGCGATGACTTCAGTCTTCGCTGGTAATGACCAACGTATAGGGCAAGCTGGAGCAACAGAAATCCTTATCAATCCATGGGCTGCAACCTCAGGATGGGGTAGAGCATCTATGGCGAATGTGCAAGGATTGGAATCTGCTTGGAGCAACGTTGCTGGACTTTCACGCTCAGATGCAAAGATAGAAGTTGGATTATCAAGCACATTGTGGTTTGCTGACTCTTATGTAAATTCTTTAGGACTTGGATTTCAGATGTCAGAGGGAAGTGTATTGGGAGTTTCTTTAACTTCAGTATCCTTTGGAGATATCCTAAGAACTACGGTAGAGAACCCTGATCCAAATGAGAATATTTCATTCTCATTTGCAACTACTATTCTTGGACTACAATATTCTAAGAAATTTACCCAATCTATTTCTGGGGGACTAGGAATTAAAATGATCAACGAAGGAATGGCAGATATGTCTGCTTCTGGTTTCGCAATTGATATGGGAGTACAGTACTATGCCGGAGATAAAGACGAATTTAAGTTCGGTATTGCACTTAAAAATGTCGGATCAAAAATGACCTTCTCAGGAGATGGTGACGATACTCGTCTAATCTATGAATCTCAAGAACATCCAGCGTTTTTCCAAAACTTTGATGCACGTATGAGAGGTTTTGAATTGCCTACGCAGATGGAATTAGCTGCCTCATACGACTTCTATTTTGCTGAAGACATGCACAGAGTAACTCCAGCATTTTCATTTACATCAAATGCATTTGGTGCTGATATCCTTTCGCTAGGAGCAGAATACCAATATAAAAGTCTTTTAAGACTTCATGCTGGTTTTGATTACCAAGACGGGATAACAAGTGACATAGGAAGTGGTAGAAATACTGCTTTAACAGGTCTTGCAGCAGGTTTTGAGGTAATGCCTTTTAAATCGGAATCGTTAGACAAAGTATCTATTGCTTATTCTTATAGAACAGCAAATCCACTTAGTGGAATACATGCTTTCTCACTGAATTTTCAGTTTTAA
- a CDS encoding T9SS type A sorting domain-containing protein, whose amino-acid sequence MTKNSKIQSFLAMAGLIGAFSTTAIAKENIGIPNANTKSKPQVVLANNCLPSTSKIVMELNNVRTTLLGGGDFWWDLNSQPKYEIPKNSGKHSVFAGSIWMGGLTPDGNLKVAAMTYRQGNQNDFWSGPLDGRKEIENASGDLVSNPDYGQTNVDICNDYDDHFSVTLEEVSSFYNDCQKAGGAGGIEIPESIKNWPGNGVDGELPYILAPFVDLDDDGIYEWQDCEYPAYKEVDNANTANISCDDDNANLIFGDQTIFWVYNDRGNIHSESGTEAIGVEIRAQAFAYTTNDEINDMTFYNFRIINYSPEDLEQTYFGTWVDSDVGFAFDDYVGCDVQRGLGYTYNGDGNDEGANGYGQNSPALGLDFFKGPKADVGDGIDNDKDGCVDCTYGTDADGNQIEIPDSLPEGRETIIMSKFVYYNNDFSNFGNPTEGQHHYNYLRGRWKNGSPLTYGVNGTEINGEPCDYMFPEDTDPAFSTPWTEQTAGNTPADRRFLTSAGPFTLEPNVVNDITTGLVWARASSGGPFASVAKLKAADDKAQALFDNCFKVLDGPTSPNLDIVSLDQELVFQIIGVGNNENESYEDEDVTLIETGDFPIPDNKYRFEGYQIFQLKDETVVPSDIYDASKARLVFQTDIKNFRKKIEEELNASGEVTSVDTVDNLDQPITGLINWEYDQSVDNNVPKDKTIQASNTGIKHSFKLSRDAFTNQALVNNKQYYYMAISYAYNEYMKYQPDVPYGSVQNIFEGNSSGQKRPYLAGRKTSGTDGISIYKARPRKTAINKKGDYGVRPAMTRIQGAGSNSFELDFTPESEAKVLKEYCVAQAEYKEDKTPINLYVIDPFSVPNAKFMLELYNTGSTGATKELKFDRTSWRMIKDYDGANPDTVYSKATLLSANDQIIPEWGIAIEFDTDFETPLNPESGNATNGLIGWEITYDNPNDEWMTFYFDGDYPQSQNWILSGTAQIPNRDFELTPGEDQDNRYWIQDVRLSKLPDVPTSGSPDNPDFADPRQRYKEIAGGGIAPYWLTSPDNGYPRYVSSYATNLHLSGDEKDRFKNLSSVKIVFTKDRSNWTRVPVIEAHHYVDDQDDYKDLKDVRKRPSVDKDGNPDNSGTKGWSWFPGYALDKSTGQRLNMMIAEDSALVDHNGNDMMFNPTDEAGNDEFERDQDRDNLVVYPNKIAGGRHYFYVMSSQYAGDNEKNHELFDRISKVANLADNKNGGSSDKNKIFEDAMWVGVPMLAKDKEWLSNDVAINIDIAQELTRWGAATSSSKFRGCAETEMNKAYPAYTFKTDNITITNDLNDRESTKGGTQLDLVNVVPNPYYGLSSYEKGPLDYKVRITNLPKNSVITILNANGSLIRTLRSDDGGDLDWNLKNNYEVAIASGIYFIHITSPEGERTIKWFGTLRKLDLDTF is encoded by the coding sequence ATGACAAAAAATAGCAAAATACAAAGCTTTTTAGCCATGGCAGGTCTTATTGGTGCTTTTAGTACTACTGCGATAGCGAAAGAGAATATAGGTATTCCTAATGCGAATACTAAATCTAAACCACAAGTGGTCTTAGCAAATAATTGTTTACCATCAACATCTAAGATTGTTATGGAACTCAATAATGTGCGTACAACATTACTCGGTGGTGGAGACTTTTGGTGGGATTTGAATTCTCAACCAAAATATGAAATTCCAAAAAATTCAGGTAAACACTCTGTATTTGCAGGATCTATTTGGATGGGTGGTTTAACACCAGATGGAAACTTGAAAGTTGCCGCCATGACCTATCGTCAAGGTAACCAAAATGACTTTTGGTCAGGTCCTCTTGATGGAAGAAAAGAAATAGAAAATGCTTCGGGGGATTTAGTGTCAAATCCAGATTACGGGCAAACTAATGTGGACATCTGTAATGACTATGATGATCACTTTTCAGTAACCTTAGAAGAGGTTAGCTCTTTTTATAATGACTGTCAAAAGGCTGGTGGAGCTGGAGGTATTGAGATTCCAGAATCCATAAAAAACTGGCCGGGAAACGGTGTAGATGGTGAATTACCATATATTCTTGCTCCTTTTGTGGATTTAGATGACGATGGAATTTATGAATGGCAAGATTGTGAATACCCTGCTTATAAAGAGGTGGATAATGCGAATACAGCCAATATTAGCTGTGATGATGATAATGCGAATCTAATTTTCGGTGACCAAACGATTTTTTGGGTATATAATGACCGAGGAAATATTCACTCCGAATCAGGAACTGAAGCGATTGGTGTAGAAATTCGTGCTCAAGCATTTGCTTATACTACTAATGATGAAATTAATGATATGACTTTCTATAATTTCAGAATTATTAACTATTCTCCTGAAGATTTAGAGCAAACTTATTTTGGTACTTGGGTGGATTCTGATGTCGGTTTTGCTTTTGATGATTATGTTGGATGTGATGTTCAACGTGGATTAGGATATACCTATAATGGTGATGGAAATGATGAAGGAGCTAATGGATATGGACAAAATTCTCCTGCATTAGGTCTGGATTTCTTTAAAGGTCCTAAAGCTGATGTTGGTGATGGAATTGATAATGATAAAGATGGTTGTGTTGACTGTACTTACGGTACTGATGCGGATGGTAATCAAATCGAAATACCAGATTCACTTCCAGAAGGTCGTGAAACAATTATTATGTCTAAGTTTGTATACTATAATAATGACTTCTCTAACTTTGGAAATCCAACAGAGGGTCAACATCATTATAACTACCTTCGAGGACGTTGGAAAAATGGATCTCCATTAACGTATGGAGTTAATGGAACTGAAATTAATGGAGAACCTTGTGATTATATGTTTCCAGAAGATACAGATCCAGCCTTTTCTACTCCGTGGACAGAGCAAACTGCAGGGAATACGCCTGCTGATAGACGTTTCTTAACCTCTGCGGGTCCATTTACTCTGGAGCCAAATGTTGTAAATGATATTACTACTGGTTTAGTTTGGGCACGTGCTAGCTCAGGAGGTCCTTTTGCTTCAGTTGCTAAACTAAAAGCTGCCGATGATAAAGCTCAGGCATTATTTGATAATTGTTTTAAAGTGTTAGATGGTCCAACATCTCCGAATTTAGATATTGTTTCATTGGATCAGGAACTTGTTTTTCAAATTATAGGAGTTGGAAACAATGAAAATGAAAGTTACGAAGATGAGGATGTCACTTTAATTGAAACTGGTGATTTTCCAATTCCAGATAATAAATATCGATTTGAAGGATATCAAATTTTTCAATTGAAAGATGAAACTGTTGTACCTTCAGATATCTATGATGCATCTAAAGCTAGATTAGTTTTCCAAACAGATATTAAGAACTTTAGAAAAAAGATTGAAGAAGAACTAAATGCTAGCGGAGAAGTAACTTCTGTTGATACTGTTGACAATTTAGATCAGCCAATTACTGGACTAATCAACTGGGAATATGATCAATCTGTAGATAACAATGTGCCCAAAGATAAAACAATACAGGCTTCTAATACTGGTATAAAGCATAGTTTCAAATTAAGTAGAGATGCCTTTACGAATCAAGCTTTGGTAAACAATAAGCAGTATTATTATATGGCTATTTCTTATGCCTATAATGAATATATGAAATATCAACCAGATGTTCCTTATGGAAGTGTGCAAAATATTTTTGAAGGAAATTCTTCGGGTCAAAAAAGACCATATTTGGCAGGTCGTAAAACTTCGGGTACAGACGGAATTTCAATTTATAAGGCTAGACCAAGAAAAACTGCTATAAATAAGAAGGGAGACTATGGAGTACGCCCAGCAATGACAAGAATTCAAGGTGCTGGTTCAAACTCTTTTGAACTTGACTTTACACCTGAATCTGAAGCAAAAGTATTAAAAGAATATTGTGTTGCTCAAGCTGAATATAAAGAAGATAAAACACCTATTAATTTATACGTAATAGATCCATTCTCGGTTCCTAATGCTAAATTTATGCTGGAACTTTATAATACTGGATCTACTGGTGCTACCAAAGAATTGAAGTTTGATAGAACTTCTTGGAGAATGATTAAGGATTACGATGGAGCAAATCCTGATACTGTATATTCTAAGGCAACTTTACTTTCAGCAAATGATCAAATCATTCCTGAATGGGGAATTGCTATTGAATTCGATACGGATTTTGAAACCCCTCTAAACCCTGAAAGTGGAAATGCAACAAATGGACTTATCGGTTGGGAGATAACTTATGATAATCCAAATGATGAATGGATGACCTTCTATTTTGATGGTGATTATCCTCAATCTCAAAACTGGATACTCTCAGGAACTGCTCAAATACCAAATAGAGATTTCGAATTAACTCCTGGTGAAGATCAAGATAACCGTTATTGGATACAAGATGTTAGGCTCTCAAAACTTCCTGATGTTCCAACTTCAGGTTCTCCAGACAACCCCGATTTTGCGGATCCAAGACAGCGATATAAAGAAATTGCGGGTGGTGGAATTGCTCCATATTGGTTAACAAGTCCTGATAATGGATACCCTAGATATGTATCTAGTTATGCAACAAACCTTCACCTAAGTGGTGATGAAAAAGATCGTTTTAAGAATCTTTCATCTGTGAAGATCGTATTTACAAAAGATCGTTCAAACTGGACAAGAGTCCCAGTTATCGAAGCACATCACTATGTAGATGACCAAGATGACTATAAGGATCTTAAAGATGTTAGAAAAAGACCTTCTGTGGATAAAGATGGTAATCCTGACAATAGTGGAACAAAAGGATGGTCTTGGTTCCCTGGATATGCTTTAGATAAGAGTACAGGTCAACGATTGAATATGATGATTGCTGAAGATTCTGCTTTAGTAGATCATAATGGTAATGACATGATGTTTAATCCAACTGATGAAGCTGGTAATGATGAATTCGAAAGAGACCAAGACAGAGATAATTTGGTAGTATATCCTAACAAAATAGCTGGTGGTCGTCATTATTTCTATGTAATGAGTTCTCAATATGCTGGAGATAATGAAAAAAATCATGAGTTATTTGATAGAATTAGTAAAGTAGCTAATCTAGCTGATAACAAAAATGGTGGTTCATCTGATAAAAACAAGATTTTTGAAGACGCTATGTGGGTAGGAGTTCCAATGTTAGCTAAAGACAAAGAGTGGTTATCTAACGATGTTGCAATCAATATCGATATTGCTCAAGAACTCACTAGATGGGGAGCTGCTACATCGAGCTCTAAATTTAGAGGATGTGCCGAGACAGAAATGAATAAAGCCTATCCAGCTTATACATTCAAAACGGATAATATTACGATCACGAATGATTTAAATGACAGAGAATCTACAAAAGGTGGAACACAATTGGATCTAGTGAATGTAGTGCCGAATCCATATTATGGACTTTCGTCTTATGAAAAAGGACCTTTGGATTATAAAGTAAGAATTACAAATCTTCCTAAGAATTCTGTAATTACAATCTTAAACGCAAACGGTTCATTAATTAGAACACTTCGTTCAGACGATGGAGGTGATTTAGATTGGAACTTAAAGAACAATTATGAAGTAGCAATCGCTTCAGGAATTTACTTTATTCACATCACTTCACCAGAGGGAGAGAGAACAATCAAGTGGTTTGGTACGCTTAGAAAACTTGACCTCGATACATTCTAA
- a CDS encoding HIT family protein: MASIFTKIVNREIPAYIIAESEECLAFLDVFPITEGHVLVIPKKEIDNIFDLSDDELSALHIFAKKVAKAMEQNFDCTKIGMSVVGLEVPHAHIHLIPINSVGDMDFNRPKLSFEKEEFEKIQNQIKSFL; the protein is encoded by the coding sequence ATGGCGAGTATTTTTACTAAAATAGTCAATCGAGAAATTCCTGCATACATTATTGCAGAATCTGAAGAGTGTCTAGCATTTTTAGATGTGTTTCCTATTACAGAAGGACACGTATTGGTTATTCCTAAAAAAGAAATTGATAATATTTTCGATTTAAGTGATGATGAATTAAGTGCACTCCATATTTTTGCTAAAAAAGTGGCAAAAGCCATGGAGCAAAATTTTGATTGTACTAAAATAGGGATGTCCGTTGTAGGGCTAGAAGTGCCACATGCACATATCCATCTAATTCCAATTAATTCTGTTGGGGACATGGACTTTAATCGACCAAAATTAAGCTTCGAAAAAGAAGAATTTGAAAAAATTCAAAATCAAATAAAATCTTTTCTTTAG